In a single window of the Arachis hypogaea cultivar Tifrunner chromosome 6, arahy.Tifrunner.gnm2.J5K5, whole genome shotgun sequence genome:
- the LOC112695836 gene encoding monothiol glutaredoxin-S6-like has product MEGVASMVAEKPVVIFSKSTCCLSHSMKSLIRSFGANATVYELDEISNGEQIENELIRMGCQPSVPAVFIGQQFIGGSKRIMSLHVRNELVPLLKDAKAIWI; this is encoded by the coding sequence ATGGAAGGTGTGGCGAGCATGGTGGCTGAGAAGCCAGTGGTGATATTCAGCAAGAGCACGTGTTGCTTGAGTCACTCCATGAAATCACTGATAAGAAGCTTTGGTGCAAATGCAACTGTTTATGAGCTTGATGAGATCTCAAATGGAGAGCAGATTGAGAACGAGTTGATCCGAATGGGGTGCCAGCCAAGTGTGCCAGCTGTGTTTATAGGCCAACAATTCATTGGTGGTTCTAAGAGAATCATGAGCCTCCATGTCAGGAATGAGTTAGTTCCATTGCTCAAAGATGCTAAGGCTATTTGGATTTGA
- the LOC112695837 gene encoding OVARIAN TUMOR DOMAIN-containing deubiquitinating enzyme 5 isoform X1, with the protein MSDRVGPMEDSQEIEEQVQEEVISDNGTEKKQETRDEMLSRHRKEISQLQKKEIEMKKAAARGSKAEQKAKKKQVEDEVTRLSANLKEKHAKELAELGYSSGGNGNEKGNLDSLIKAIAGVSVANQPDRARVSKAQQKRDRRAQQEAEREQRIQAEQSDTISDRTIENEKLEKKLKPLGLTVCEIKPDGHCLYRAVEDQLALLSGGRSPHTYQELREMAAAYMRKHSAEFLPFFLSENLIEDDSDETLAEKFENYCKEVESTALWGGQLELGALTHCLKKHIMIFSGSFPDVEMGKEYKSAATTASSSSSIMLSYHKHAFGLGEHYNSVVPA; encoded by the exons ATGTCGGACAG AGTTGGTCCAATGGAGGATAGCCAGGAAATTGAGGAGCAGGTGCAGGAAGAAGTGATTTCAGACAATGGAACTGAAAAGAAGCAGGAAACTCGTGATGAGATGCTTTCGCGGCACAG GAAAGAGATATCACAACTGcagaaaaaagaaattgaaatgaaaaaggCAGCAGCTAGAGGTAGCAAGGCTGAACAGAAAGCTAAGAAGAAACAAGTGGAGGACGAGGTTACTCGACTTTCTGCTAATCTTAAAGAGAAACATGCAAAAGAACTGGCTGAATTAGGCTATAGCAGTGGTGGTAATGGGAATGAAAAGGGAAATTTAGACAGTTTGATAAAGGCCATAGCTGGAGTATCTGTTGCCAATCAGCCTGACCGTGCAAGGGTTAGCAAGGCCCAACAGAAGCGTGACCGAAGAGCTCAACAAGAAGCAGAAAGGGAGCAGAGAATCCAAGCAGAGCAGAGTGACACTATAAGTGATCGTACAATTGAAaatgaaaaattggaaaagaagtTGAAGCCTCTCGGTTTAACTGTGTGTGAAATAAAGCCTGATGGGCACTGCCTCTATAGAGCTGTTGAGGATCAGCTGGCCCTCCTCTCTGGCGGTAGATCACCTCATACATACCAAGAACTTCGAGAAATGGCAGCTGCTTATATGAGAAAGCATTCAGCTGAGTTCCTTCCGTTTTTCCTTTCAGAAAATTTGATCGAAGATGATTCAGATGAAACACTTGCTGAGAAATTTGAAAACTATTGTAAAGAGGTGGAATCCACGGCTTTATGGGGAGGACAGTTAGAGCTTGGTGCCTTGACTCACTGCTTGAAGAAGCATATTATGATATTTTCCGGCTCCTTCCCGGATGTGGAGATGGGGAAGGAGTATAAATCCGCTGCTACCACTGCCTCATCGAGTTCAAGTATTATGCTTTCCTACCACAAGCATGCTTTTGGACTTGGTGAGCATTATAATTCTGTGGTCCCAGCATGA
- the LOC112695837 gene encoding OVARIAN TUMOR DOMAIN-containing deubiquitinating enzyme 5 isoform X2 has translation MEDSQEIEEQVQEEVISDNGTEKKQETRDEMLSRHRKEISQLQKKEIEMKKAAARGSKAEQKAKKKQVEDEVTRLSANLKEKHAKELAELGYSSGGNGNEKGNLDSLIKAIAGVSVANQPDRARVSKAQQKRDRRAQQEAEREQRIQAEQSDTISDRTIENEKLEKKLKPLGLTVCEIKPDGHCLYRAVEDQLALLSGGRSPHTYQELREMAAAYMRKHSAEFLPFFLSENLIEDDSDETLAEKFENYCKEVESTALWGGQLELGALTHCLKKHIMIFSGSFPDVEMGKEYKSAATTASSSSSIMLSYHKHAFGLGEHYNSVVPA, from the exons ATGGAGGATAGCCAGGAAATTGAGGAGCAGGTGCAGGAAGAAGTGATTTCAGACAATGGAACTGAAAAGAAGCAGGAAACTCGTGATGAGATGCTTTCGCGGCACAG GAAAGAGATATCACAACTGcagaaaaaagaaattgaaatgaaaaaggCAGCAGCTAGAGGTAGCAAGGCTGAACAGAAAGCTAAGAAGAAACAAGTGGAGGACGAGGTTACTCGACTTTCTGCTAATCTTAAAGAGAAACATGCAAAAGAACTGGCTGAATTAGGCTATAGCAGTGGTGGTAATGGGAATGAAAAGGGAAATTTAGACAGTTTGATAAAGGCCATAGCTGGAGTATCTGTTGCCAATCAGCCTGACCGTGCAAGGGTTAGCAAGGCCCAACAGAAGCGTGACCGAAGAGCTCAACAAGAAGCAGAAAGGGAGCAGAGAATCCAAGCAGAGCAGAGTGACACTATAAGTGATCGTACAATTGAAaatgaaaaattggaaaagaagtTGAAGCCTCTCGGTTTAACTGTGTGTGAAATAAAGCCTGATGGGCACTGCCTCTATAGAGCTGTTGAGGATCAGCTGGCCCTCCTCTCTGGCGGTAGATCACCTCATACATACCAAGAACTTCGAGAAATGGCAGCTGCTTATATGAGAAAGCATTCAGCTGAGTTCCTTCCGTTTTTCCTTTCAGAAAATTTGATCGAAGATGATTCAGATGAAACACTTGCTGAGAAATTTGAAAACTATTGTAAAGAGGTGGAATCCACGGCTTTATGGGGAGGACAGTTAGAGCTTGGTGCCTTGACTCACTGCTTGAAGAAGCATATTATGATATTTTCCGGCTCCTTCCCGGATGTGGAGATGGGGAAGGAGTATAAATCCGCTGCTACCACTGCCTCATCGAGTTCAAGTATTATGCTTTCCTACCACAAGCATGCTTTTGGACTTGGTGAGCATTATAATTCTGTGGTCCCAGCATGA